The genomic interval AATTTTACTGAGAGCCTAGAGATAGCTCTGGGTGCATCCGATAGTTGGTGGACGAGGCTGATGCGGAGATCTGGGGACACGGAGATGCGGGGATTTTAGACAGCGTTTTTACTCTCCGCATCATTTACTCAATCTCCCCTGACCTTCAGATGCCCCTATGACTCCAATTTAATGACGGGATGGCAGACCAGGGTGAAATGCCCAATTTCTGCTGCATAATGGTCAATAGGGGAGCGAAATGGTACGAATGTATTACATGTAAATTTCCTGTTATTTTAGGCATCTCACGTACTAGTTAAGTAGGAGGTTGATGGTTGTTGGACGGTCGCCAACCGATTGAAACCAAAAAGTCTCGTCCATCCTGGTATATCGGACTAAGCCTATGAAACTCGTGCCCTGGATATTAACGGCTGTTCTACTGGTACTTGCCCGCGCTTTTGCGACAGGGCTTCCCTCAGAGCAAAATTCTTCATCGCCTAAAGAAGAGCCTCCTGCCGCCAATGTTCAACAACCCGTCAGAAGCACTGAACCCTCCAATGGCAGCTCTGATCCGTTCGTTGCCACTTCTAAGCGGCAAAGCCAATCTGACTTACAGACCAACAAAGGGGATTGCAAATCAGCCGGACCTGCCGTAGTAACCATTCGGGCTGGCAGAAGTTTTGGGTCGGGTAGTATTGTCAGTTCGGATGGGTTAGTTATCACCAACAACCATGTGGTTAGACCTGCAATGGGTGCTTCCATTGGGGTCAGAACCATCTCAGGCGGTCGCTATCAGGGGCAGGTGATTGGGGTCGATCAAGTGAACGATCTGGCGCTGATCAAGCTGAATACTCAAGATAGGCTGCCTGCCATTCCAATTGCGAACTCCCAATCGCTTCAGTTGGGTCAGAAGGTCTGCGCGATCGGGAGTCCCTATGGGCAGCCCGGAGTTTTAACCCGAGGCACCCTGACAACAATTCGGAGTAATGGCGATTTGCAGTCTGCATTAGTCCTGGAACCGGGTAATTCGGGGGGTCCTTTGCTGAATCAGCAGGGCGAAATGATTGGGGTCAACAAAGCAATCTGGCAGTCAAGAAATGGAGTCAATAGTGGTATCAGTTTTGCGACCAATCTGACGATCGCAAAGAACTTTATTGCCCAAAACCGATCCAATACAGGGACGATCGCAAGCCGCCCTGGTCCTGACTTTGGTTACCCTGGTTCCAGCATGATGCCCTCACAACCAGAGGGACCTCCCTTTTCTCCCGATTCTCCCTTTCCCCACCCCGGCATGGAGGGTTCCTCTCCTTTTTCCGGTTTCCCACCCCATTCCCCAGGTGGAGAGTTCGACGGTCCCTCTGGGGAGCAACCCTTTCAGCGTCCCGGTCCTCGCTTGGGAGTCATGCTAGATAACGAAACCATGACCATTCGGGAAGTAATGCCACGCTCCGCAGCGGGTGCAGCTGGAATTCGTCCCGGCGATCAACTCTTGGCACTGAATGGCTCTCAAGTTCAAGGAGTGGAACAGGTCGAAGAATTTTTGAGTAATAATCCCAATTCTGCCAAGGTCACGATTAAGCGAAACCAACAAACCCAGGATATTCAGGTTAACTTTCAGTAGGCAGTCAACCCCCCTTTAGGGCAGAAGGCAGCGGTCAACTTTACCCTCCCCCTACTCTCGTCTGTTTTCTTGCCCTAGTACTTTAGTTTTGGTAGTATCTCTCCCATAAAGTAGAGGATTCAACTTATCCCTTTACTTTACAGTGATTGGCGTGGGAGAGCGTCCAGCTTTACAGCGGTCCCTTATGGATGGCTGGAACCTTTAATTTATTTTTCGTGTAAAAAACCTCAAAAATCAGAAAAACTCCTTCCCAACAGGGTAGTTAGGTTCAAACCCCTTTTTGTAACCCGTAGTAAGGACTCACCGACTGGTTCTCTTTGTAGCAATCACACCTTTTCCCAATCGCTTGGGATGTTAAGGCTCTTGTTGGGGTTGTTTTCTGACGATTGGGTAGGTGAATATGGAAACCCTGGCTTTTTTACATTGTGCGATCGCCTACGAAGATCCGAATCCCGATCCCGATCCGCGATCGCCTTTTGAGGTCAAGTCTCCACTTCCCAACCCTCAGTTAGTCGGCATCCTGGCTGTCAGCGTCGCAACTGCTGCTGCCCTCTGCTCAAATGACGTTCAGGCACTCATGCAATACGGGGATGTGGGACCCGGCGTTGCTGTTTTGCAAGAAGACCTGAATATTTATGCTGACCAGGTATACGGGTATGAAACTGAACGGGCAGTCCGGCGGTTTCAAAGACGCAATGGATTACAAAGGGATGGGGTCGCTGGACCTGCAACGCTTTCTGCCCTTGGGTTACCTGCTGATTTAGGTCCTGATGGGGGTACGGTTCCGGTCTCTGGAAGTACCGTAATTGCCTATGCCTTGAATGTTCGCAGTTATCCCTCTCTCTATGCCCCAGTTCAATCCGTTCTCTACTACGGAGAGACTGTTTCCCTCACTGGTGCCAGCCAATATAGAGATGGTTACAACTGGGTACAGATTGCCCGTGGTGGTTGGGTTGCCGATGATTACTTGAGCAATGGTGGTGGCTACAGCCCCGTATCCGGGACTGCTTACGTGTCTGCCTGGGACGGATTGTACATTCGCAGTGCTCCTGATGGTTATATCATCGGCGGTTTAACCTATGGTCAGTCTGTTTACCTCACGGGCGATCGTCAATACGCAGGGGGGTATAACTGGGTCAGACTATCCGATGGTGGCTGGGTTGCCGAGAATTACCTCTCCTACTCTTAGGAACAAGAATTAAATCACATCGACTTTTTCCATGACTGGGTTGAGTTCGCGAAACCCAACATCTGCGGGGGTGTTGGGTTTCATACTTCAACCCAACCAACGCAGGTTATTTAATTCGCAATCCTAAGGGTTTAGCATTCGGGCAAAAACCTTTGCGATGGGCGAAAGTATACCTGCCAGGTGCTAAACCCCTTGTGTGTAGGGCAGCTTTCAGCAACAGTAATGAAAGTTGGGTCAGGTCAAGTGCACTCTGGTATGCCCCTAAGGCTAGCCAAGCCTGGATGTAGATTAGACGCTTTTGCTGACCCTAAGCCCGCTCCAGCCGCTCACCACACTGAACAGTATCATAGGGCTGCCCCTGCAGTGGACATGACCCTGGACTGACAAGGAAAGTGGGTTCTGAGGCTGTAAACCCTGGATGGATTGAAGGAGCCTTTATGTCATCGTCGTCCCCTGTCGTTGATGCTGTATTGGGTTTAGACATTGGCAAAACACGGATTCATGGGGTGTTGCTCTGTGGCACCCAAGCGCTTCGACGCAAAGCGATCGCCAACACAGTTGCTGGGCACCAAGAATTGCTCGCTTGGTTGAGCCAGCAACGCTTTACCCAGTTACATGCCTGTCTCGAAGCCACCAGCACCTATGGGCATGCCATCGCCAAGCAGTTGCATCACGCCGGGTATGGCGTGACGATTGCCAATCCCCAAGCGGTCCATGCTTATGCCCAGAGTCGCTTGAGTCGCACCAAGACCGATGCGGCTGATGCTCGCTTAATTGCCGAATACTGCCGTGACCTGAAGCCTGAGCTTTGGCAACCACCGGCCCCTGAGGTGGAAGTGTTGCAAAATCTGATGCGACGGGTGCAGGCCCTCGAGCAGATGATTGGACAGGAAACCAATCGCCTCGAAACGGCTCCCCCTGAGTTGGTAAGCGAGATTAACACTCACATCACCTTTATGGAAGACCAACTCAAAGCCTTGCGAGACAAGATTCGAACCCATATCGACCAATTCCCCGGTCTCAAACGGCAACACGAATTGCTCGATTCGATTCCTGGTATTGGTCCTCACACCGCGGCCCTGATTCTCGCAGAAATCGGCAGTTGGCAGCACTTTGCTTCGGCTCGGCAGTTGGCGGCTTACGCCGGACTCACGCCCCAGGAAAAAACCTCTGGCACATCGATTCACGGCAAGCCCAGGCTGTGCAAACTTGGTAATGCCCGCTTACGCAAAGCCCTGTTTCTCCCAGCCCTGTGCCTTTTACGCTGGAGCAAGCCGATTCAAGCTTGGCGCGCACAACTCCTCCAGCGCCACAAAACTAAGCGTCAAGTCGTCGGGGCCGTGATGCATAAGCTGATTCGCTGGATTTACGGGGTTCTGCACGCCAATAAACCTTTTGACGCCCAGGTCTGCTTCCCGACCTCATCGACTTGACACCTGCAACTTTGCACAGTATCTACAAATTAGCGATTTTATTTTGTTTTCGTTCACTAGGGTTCAAGCAACCAAAAATTGCAGCGTCTCATTAAAACTTAAAACTTCTAAACAGTTCGCCGCTCAAATAGTTAAACTTCGTTGCGAAGCCCCACCCCTGTCCCCGTGCAGTGATATCTTCGTTAACGTTGATTCACAAGCAGCGTTAGGAAAAGGAGAACACCGTTGGATTCGCGTTTACGTCAACCTCTCAATGCTTCTAGCCGAGAAGACTTTAGCGAGTACGTTGCCCATCTCCAGCTTCATATGACGTTACAAGCTCGCAATCTAGTTCCTACTCTGACTCAAACTGCTGACAGCCGAGAGCAATTGTTGCATCAGACGCAAGCAACTTTTGAAAAGTTGGTATCCCGTCAAATGCTCTAGCACAAGTTATTCCATACCGTTTTATCTATATTTAATCAGAGCTAATGAATTAGCTCTGATTTTTTATGCATCTGCACCAATGCTAAGTTGACTTGCCATTGTACCTATCCCTAACCCCTTCCTATGGCCATCATCGATATTCTCCAATCCGACTATGCCCGCTTTCCTTTTGAGCAGACTTTCAGCATTTATTCAGAGCATGTATTTTTCAAAGATCCACTGTCCCAGTTTCGGGGACGAGGTCGCTACCAAAGCATGATCGGCTTCATCAAAACCTTCTTCCTCAACTGCAAGATGGATTTGCACGCCATTCGTCAGGAGGGCAATACCATTTACACCGAGTGGACGTTGAGTTGGAACACTCCCCTTCCCTGGAAACCGCGCATTTCCATTCCAGGTCGGAGCGAACTTACACTGAATTCGGATGGACTAATCGATTCCCATATCGATTACTGGAACTGTTCTAAATTAGACGTGTTGAAGCAACATTTTGCAGGTTTACCCGGTTTAGTTCGCTAATATACCGATCGCGCGCAACCAGGGTTCCGTAGCTTCTCCCTTTTGCCTGGATCATCTGTTTCGGTATTTTTGCCGGACGATCGGTCGTCGCTACCAGAGTTGCCGCAACGTCATCCCTCATGCCCCATCCTTTTCAATCACCCACTC from Kovacikia minuta CCNUW1 carries:
- a CDS encoding S1C family serine protease, whose product is MKLVPWILTAVLLVLARAFATGLPSEQNSSSPKEEPPAANVQQPVRSTEPSNGSSDPFVATSKRQSQSDLQTNKGDCKSAGPAVVTIRAGRSFGSGSIVSSDGLVITNNHVVRPAMGASIGVRTISGGRYQGQVIGVDQVNDLALIKLNTQDRLPAIPIANSQSLQLGQKVCAIGSPYGQPGVLTRGTLTTIRSNGDLQSALVLEPGNSGGPLLNQQGEMIGVNKAIWQSRNGVNSGISFATNLTIAKNFIAQNRSNTGTIASRPGPDFGYPGSSMMPSQPEGPPFSPDSPFPHPGMEGSSPFSGFPPHSPGGEFDGPSGEQPFQRPGPRLGVMLDNETMTIREVMPRSAAGAAGIRPGDQLLALNGSQVQGVEQVEEFLSNNPNSAKVTIKRNQQTQDIQVNFQ
- a CDS encoding peptidoglycan-binding protein; translation: METLAFLHCAIAYEDPNPDPDPRSPFEVKSPLPNPQLVGILAVSVATAAALCSNDVQALMQYGDVGPGVAVLQEDLNIYADQVYGYETERAVRRFQRRNGLQRDGVAGPATLSALGLPADLGPDGGTVPVSGSTVIAYALNVRSYPSLYAPVQSVLYYGETVSLTGASQYRDGYNWVQIARGGWVADDYLSNGGGYSPVSGTAYVSAWDGLYIRSAPDGYIIGGLTYGQSVYLTGDRQYAGGYNWVRLSDGGWVAENYLSYS
- a CDS encoding IS110 family RNA-guided transposase, whose translation is MSSSSPVVDAVLGLDIGKTRIHGVLLCGTQALRRKAIANTVAGHQELLAWLSQQRFTQLHACLEATSTYGHAIAKQLHHAGYGVTIANPQAVHAYAQSRLSRTKTDAADARLIAEYCRDLKPELWQPPAPEVEVLQNLMRRVQALEQMIGQETNRLETAPPELVSEINTHITFMEDQLKALRDKIRTHIDQFPGLKRQHELLDSIPGIGPHTAALILAEIGSWQHFASARQLAAYAGLTPQEKTSGTSIHGKPRLCKLGNARLRKALFLPALCLLRWSKPIQAWRAQLLQRHKTKRQVVGAVMHKLIRWIYGVLHANKPFDAQVCFPTSST
- a CDS encoding DUF2358 domain-containing protein — protein: MAIIDILQSDYARFPFEQTFSIYSEHVFFKDPLSQFRGRGRYQSMIGFIKTFFLNCKMDLHAIRQEGNTIYTEWTLSWNTPLPWKPRISIPGRSELTLNSDGLIDSHIDYWNCSKLDVLKQHFAGLPGLVR